In a single window of the Micromonospora inositola genome:
- a CDS encoding carbohydrate ABC transporter permease has protein sequence MFGKPSRTGRTLQYVALTGYLIFLGFPLVWLVSTAFKPPRELVQLHPTLIPTNPTVQNFVQAFTEQELGRAALNSLQVSLASAVLTVLIALPASYALARFKTKLGTAALGWVLLSQLFPFVLLIIPIFLILREVGLANSHAGLVLIYVVWALPFALWMLQGFVRNIPRELEEAASVDGASRLQILRRVVFPLLAPGLVATALFSFISAWNEFFFALVLLKTPELATLPVTLARFVGIEGTARLGPLAAGSLLATLPSLIFFAFMQRRLSSGSLAGAVKG, from the coding sequence ATGTTCGGAAAGCCGAGCCGCACCGGGCGGACACTGCAGTACGTCGCCCTGACCGGCTACCTGATCTTCCTGGGGTTCCCGCTGGTCTGGCTGGTCTCCACCGCCTTCAAGCCGCCCCGGGAACTGGTCCAGCTGCACCCCACGCTGATCCCCACCAACCCGACGGTGCAGAACTTCGTGCAGGCCTTCACCGAGCAGGAACTCGGCCGGGCCGCGCTGAACAGCCTCCAGGTCTCGCTCGCCTCGGCGGTGCTCACCGTGCTGATCGCGCTGCCCGCCTCGTACGCGCTGGCCCGGTTCAAGACGAAGCTCGGCACCGCGGCGCTGGGCTGGGTGCTGCTGTCCCAGCTGTTCCCGTTCGTGCTGCTGATCATTCCGATCTTCCTGATCCTGCGCGAGGTCGGGCTGGCCAACAGCCACGCCGGGCTGGTGCTGATCTACGTGGTCTGGGCGCTGCCGTTCGCGCTGTGGATGCTGCAGGGCTTCGTCCGCAACATCCCGCGCGAGCTGGAGGAGGCGGCCAGCGTCGACGGCGCCAGCCGCCTGCAGATCCTGCGCCGGGTGGTCTTCCCGCTGCTCGCGCCGGGCCTCGTCGCCACCGCGCTGTTCTCCTTCATCTCCGCGTGGAACGAGTTCTTCTTCGCCCTCGTCCTGCTCAAGACCCCCGAGCTGGCCACCCTGCCGGTCACCCTGGCCCGGTTCGTCGGCATCGAGGGCACCGCCCGGCTCGGCCCCCTCGCCGCCGGATCCCTGCTGGCCACCCTGCCCAGCCTGATCTTCTTCGCGTTCATGCAACGCCGGCTCTCGTCCGGGTCGCTCGCCGGCGCGGTCAAGGGCTGA
- a CDS encoding ribokinase has product MSARVIVVGSANLDLVVTTPQLPKPGETVLGGDFRTVPGGKGANQAVAAARAGANCDFVGAVGTDDFGMLLSDNLIAAGIDVRGLRTVEGPSGVALIAVDGAAENFIVVAPGANAALTTLDAADRTAVAAADVLLLQLEVPLTAVRQAAAWARADGTTVVLNAAPARPLPVELLDLVDVLVVNEHEAAIVGGVFTEEPGALLDALVTLVPRVVLTLGARGAAYADRHGARIEVPPPKVDAVDTTAAGDAFTGALAVALAEHGGVLTADTATAVLRWACAAGAACAQRPGASTALPRRDAIDALYAATYGDAA; this is encoded by the coding sequence GTGAGCGCCCGGGTGATCGTGGTCGGCAGCGCCAACCTGGACCTGGTGGTGACCACGCCGCAGCTGCCCAAGCCCGGTGAGACGGTGCTCGGCGGCGACTTCCGCACCGTGCCCGGAGGCAAGGGCGCCAACCAGGCGGTGGCCGCCGCCCGGGCCGGCGCGAACTGCGACTTCGTCGGCGCAGTCGGCACCGACGACTTCGGCATGCTGCTGAGTGACAACCTGATCGCGGCCGGCATCGACGTACGGGGGCTGCGCACCGTCGAGGGACCCTCCGGCGTCGCGCTCATCGCCGTCGACGGCGCGGCGGAGAACTTCATCGTCGTCGCCCCCGGCGCCAACGCCGCCCTCACCACCCTGGACGCCGCCGACCGGACGGCGGTGGCCGCCGCCGACGTGCTGCTGCTCCAGTTGGAGGTGCCGCTCACGGCGGTCCGGCAGGCCGCCGCCTGGGCCCGCGCCGACGGCACCACGGTGGTGCTCAACGCCGCCCCGGCCCGGCCGCTCCCGGTCGAGCTGCTCGACCTGGTCGACGTGCTGGTGGTCAACGAACACGAGGCGGCGATCGTCGGCGGCGTCTTCACCGAAGAGCCCGGCGCGCTGCTCGACGCGCTCGTGACCCTGGTGCCCCGGGTGGTGCTGACGCTCGGCGCGCGCGGCGCCGCGTACGCCGACCGGCACGGCGCCCGCATCGAGGTCCCGCCGCCGAAGGTCGACGCGGTCGACACCACCGCGGCCGGTGACGCGTTCACCGGTGCGCTCGCCGTCGCCCTCGCCGAACACGGCGGCGTCCTCACCGCCGACACGGCGACGGCCGTGCTGCGCTGGGCGTGCGCCGCCGGCGCGGCCTGCGCGCAGCGCCCCGGCGCGTCCACCGCCCTGCCGCGGCGGGACGCGATCGACGCCCTGTACGCCGCGACCTACGGAGATGCCGCGTGA
- a CDS encoding carbohydrate ABC transporter permease — MTTVAERPDVDRTGSGPRPARSRSDRMGIYLLLLPSLLPIVVLSVFPLLRGIYLGFTDARAGRHVEVSFTGLANYRELLGDELFWNSFKIGLLWAVGVTVLQFLLALGLALLLNQQLRFRGAARVLAVVPWAMPPVVVGILWKLVYHPDAGLLNEFFHRVGADGMRTNWLGDFSTALPAVIIVGVWAGMPQTTVVLLAGLQGVPRELHEAAAVDGAGTWHRFRNVTLPALAPVIVAITSLDFIWNFNSFGLVYVLTAGGPGGKTMLPMLFAYEEAFRYGNYGYAAALGNVMVVIIVALLAIYLRRRLREAN, encoded by the coding sequence ATGACGACCGTGGCCGAACGGCCGGACGTCGACCGCACCGGCAGCGGCCCGCGCCCGGCCCGGTCCCGATCCGACCGGATGGGCATCTACCTGCTGCTGCTCCCGTCGCTGCTGCCGATCGTGGTGCTGTCGGTGTTTCCGCTGCTGCGCGGCATCTACCTCGGCTTCACCGACGCCCGCGCCGGCCGCCACGTCGAGGTGAGCTTCACCGGGCTGGCCAACTACCGGGAGCTGCTCGGCGACGAGCTGTTCTGGAACTCGTTCAAGATCGGCCTGCTCTGGGCGGTCGGCGTGACGGTGCTGCAGTTCCTGCTCGCCCTCGGGCTGGCCCTGCTGCTCAACCAGCAGCTGCGCTTCCGGGGCGCGGCCCGGGTGCTCGCCGTGGTGCCCTGGGCCATGCCCCCGGTGGTGGTCGGCATCCTGTGGAAGCTGGTCTACCACCCGGACGCCGGCCTGCTCAACGAGTTCTTCCACCGGGTCGGCGCGGACGGAATGCGCACCAACTGGCTCGGCGACTTCAGCACCGCCCTGCCGGCCGTGATCATCGTGGGCGTCTGGGCCGGCATGCCGCAGACCACCGTCGTACTGCTGGCGGGGTTGCAGGGCGTGCCGCGCGAGCTGCACGAGGCGGCCGCGGTGGACGGCGCCGGCACCTGGCACCGGTTCCGCAACGTCACGCTGCCCGCCCTCGCGCCGGTGATCGTCGCGATCACCTCGCTGGACTTCATCTGGAACTTCAACTCGTTCGGCCTGGTCTACGTGCTGACCGCGGGCGGGCCGGGCGGCAAGACGATGCTGCCGATGCTCTTCGCCTACGAGGAGGCGTTCCGCTACGGCAACTACGGCTACGCCGCCGCGCTCGGCAACGTCATGGTCGTGATCATCGTCGCGCTGCTCGCGATCTACCTGCGGCGCCGACTCCGGGAGGCGAACTGA
- a CDS encoding sigma-70 family RNA polymerase sigma factor — translation MDEFEAHRGHLQAVAYRMLGSRSEADDAVQEAWVRTARADTSEVQNAGAWLTTVVARVCLDMLRSRTARREVSHAAPCPVDGPDPEQEAVLADSVGLALLVVLDTLTPAERLAFVLHDIFAVPYREIAPIVGRSTDATKMLASRARHRVRAAEIPDSDPARQRKAVDAFLVASRDGDFAALLNLLHPEVSVSADGFAAPSGSPIRLRGAGAVARQALLFSHRAEHAQVGLVDGAPALLVKPHGRLVTVMTFEISHDKITAIEVIAEPQRLGRLAVEAG, via the coding sequence GTGGACGAATTCGAGGCGCACCGAGGTCACCTGCAGGCGGTGGCCTACCGCATGCTCGGCTCGCGAAGCGAAGCCGACGACGCGGTCCAGGAGGCGTGGGTGCGGACGGCCCGGGCGGACACCAGCGAAGTCCAGAATGCCGGCGCCTGGCTCACCACCGTGGTGGCGCGCGTGTGCCTGGACATGCTGCGGTCGCGTACGGCACGTCGGGAGGTTTCCCACGCCGCACCGTGCCCCGTCGACGGCCCGGACCCGGAGCAGGAGGCGGTGCTGGCCGACTCGGTCGGGCTCGCCCTGCTGGTCGTGCTGGACACGTTGACGCCCGCGGAACGCTTGGCGTTCGTCCTGCACGACATTTTCGCCGTGCCCTACCGCGAGATCGCACCGATCGTCGGACGCTCGACCGACGCGACGAAGATGCTCGCCAGTCGCGCACGTCACCGGGTGCGGGCCGCCGAGATACCCGACAGCGATCCAGCCCGGCAGCGGAAGGCCGTCGATGCGTTCCTCGTCGCCTCGCGCGACGGCGACTTCGCGGCGCTGCTCAACCTGCTCCACCCTGAGGTCAGCGTCAGCGCAGACGGCTTCGCGGCGCCCTCGGGGAGCCCGATACGCCTGCGCGGTGCCGGTGCCGTCGCCCGACAGGCGTTGTTGTTCTCGCACCGGGCCGAGCATGCCCAGGTCGGGCTCGTCGACGGCGCCCCGGCGCTCCTGGTGAAACCCCATGGACGTCTCGTCACGGTGATGACCTTCGAGATCAGCCACGACAAGATCACGGCGATCGAGGTGATCGCCGAGCCGCAGCGCCTGGGCCGACTCGCCGTCGAAGCCGGTTGA
- a CDS encoding SRPBCC family protein, whose product MAPLVSTIEIARPPEEVFAYATDPSRFAEWQHDVVRVHLLDGSRFTTTRRIRGAERTMSQQINRNDPPHSWAARGIDGPIRPHATVTVEPIEDGTRSRVTFTLDFEGHGIGVPLVPLVRRQARQEAPTSYQNLKRLLENSR is encoded by the coding sequence ATGGCACCGCTGGTTTCCACGATCGAGATCGCACGTCCGCCGGAGGAGGTCTTCGCCTACGCCACCGATCCGTCGCGTTTCGCCGAGTGGCAGCACGATGTGGTGCGGGTGCACCTTCTCGACGGCTCACGGTTCACCACCACCCGGAGGATCAGGGGTGCCGAGCGCACGATGAGCCAGCAGATCAACCGGAACGATCCGCCGCACAGCTGGGCCGCCCGGGGCATCGACGGGCCCATCCGTCCGCACGCCACTGTCACTGTGGAGCCGATCGAGGACGGCACCCGGTCCCGAGTGACGTTCACGCTCGACTTCGAGGGCCACGGGATCGGTGTGCCGCTGGTGCCGCTGGTGCGCCGGCAGGCGCGGCAGGAGGCACCGACCAGCTACCAGAACCTCAAGAGACTCCTCGAGAACAGCCGCTAG
- a CDS encoding ADP-ribosylglycohydrolase family protein, translating into MSLLLDTSVGCLVGAAVGDALGGATETALPEQIRARFGGWVEGIVPPYHADWATARPLAPYHKGDGHITDDTLMTHALVRAYAAKRDHLDAYDVVELLVPDLIERVVYIPDLEREGVTFHRLAAAERWLVTRLHHAHADPREAGVGNIVNCGAAMYMAPVGIVNAGDPAGAYAEAVEIAGAHQHSYGREAAAVFAAAVAAAAAPGAGVDDVLAAALDLARDGTRAAIDAVVKEARGYDDWKAAIPALRAAVAPYDTVGEEYRSPGLGARRPSRLHAIEELPVALGMLVVAGGDYRAAVLGSVNYGRDADSTATMAGAIAGALGGSAGVPVEWSQVVAEASRTDLVEPARVLAEIATEVFDRDRERFARRAERFGGLA; encoded by the coding sequence ATGTCACTCTTGCTCGACACGTCGGTCGGCTGCCTGGTCGGCGCCGCGGTGGGCGACGCCCTCGGCGGCGCCACCGAGACGGCACTACCGGAGCAGATCCGCGCCCGCTTCGGCGGCTGGGTCGAGGGCATCGTGCCCCCGTACCACGCCGACTGGGCCACCGCGCGGCCACTCGCGCCGTACCACAAGGGCGACGGGCACATCACCGACGACACGTTGATGACCCACGCCCTGGTCCGGGCGTACGCGGCCAAGCGGGACCACCTCGACGCGTACGACGTGGTGGAACTGCTCGTCCCCGACCTGATCGAGCGGGTGGTCTACATCCCGGACCTGGAGCGGGAGGGGGTGACCTTCCACCGACTGGCCGCGGCCGAACGATGGTTGGTCACCCGCCTGCACCACGCGCACGCCGACCCCCGCGAGGCCGGCGTGGGCAACATCGTCAACTGCGGCGCCGCCATGTACATGGCGCCGGTCGGCATCGTCAACGCCGGCGACCCGGCCGGGGCGTACGCGGAGGCGGTGGAGATCGCCGGGGCGCACCAGCACAGTTACGGGCGGGAGGCCGCGGCGGTCTTCGCCGCCGCGGTCGCCGCCGCCGCGGCCCCCGGCGCGGGCGTCGACGACGTGCTCGCCGCGGCGCTCGACCTGGCCCGCGACGGCACCCGGGCCGCCATCGACGCGGTGGTCAAGGAGGCCCGGGGGTACGACGACTGGAAGGCCGCCATCCCGGCGCTGCGCGCCGCGGTCGCCCCCTACGACACGGTGGGGGAGGAGTACCGCAGCCCCGGGCTGGGCGCCCGCCGGCCCAGCCGGCTGCACGCCATCGAGGAGCTGCCGGTGGCGCTGGGCATGCTGGTGGTGGCCGGCGGCGACTACCGGGCGGCGGTGCTCGGGTCGGTCAACTACGGCCGCGACGCGGACTCCACCGCCACCATGGCCGGCGCGATCGCCGGGGCGCTCGGCGGCTCGGCGGGGGTGCCCGTCGAGTGGTCCCAGGTGGTGGCCGAGGCGTCCCGCACCGACCTGGTCGAGCCGGCGCGGGTCCTCGCCGAGATCGCCACCGAGGTCTTCGACCGGGACCGGGAGCGCTTCGCCCGGCGCGCCGAGCGTTTCGGCGGCCTGGCATGA
- a CDS encoding ABC transporter substrate-binding protein → MLRSRFRRLAAATAVAVVGLGALTACGDGGGSDEASSGPVKLRFLSLAWQKESLQANKDLVAKWNSEHPDIQVEYVQGDWNSVHDQLLTSFEGGDAADIVHYEAAAIGEFSKQGYLADVSKLLSDDFKGQIDPGVWDTATFDGKVTGVPFLLESQVVIANKKLLDAAGVAVPPADGGWTWDEFQANAQKLTKPGQYGAAWALKSPTNRVLNLALNYDGKFFYTDGGKTEVKVGDAEKEVPKRIHDMLYTSKSASPEALGMSGADTLPGFFGGKYAMLPGSVSLRQQMVEQAPAGFDWVTLPPIKGMSTKQAANPQTLSISEDSKHKKQAAQFLEWFLNPTNMATLAKGDWLVPTGKQANQELVKLTGGKQGWDVAADSAADLTVAPFQKVDGYPEWKTKYATPALQQYFANKITLDQLGTQLVDGGKQVLR, encoded by the coding sequence ATGCTCCGTAGCAGATTCCGTCGGCTCGCCGCGGCCACCGCGGTCGCGGTCGTCGGCCTCGGCGCCCTCACCGCGTGCGGTGACGGCGGCGGCTCCGACGAGGCGTCATCCGGCCCGGTCAAGCTGCGCTTCCTCAGCCTTGCCTGGCAGAAGGAGTCGCTGCAGGCCAACAAGGACCTGGTCGCCAAGTGGAACAGCGAACACCCCGACATCCAGGTCGAGTACGTCCAGGGCGACTGGAACTCCGTCCACGACCAGTTGCTCACCTCGTTCGAGGGCGGCGACGCCGCCGACATCGTGCACTACGAGGCGGCCGCCATCGGCGAGTTCAGCAAGCAGGGCTACCTGGCCGACGTCTCGAAGCTGCTCAGCGACGACTTCAAGGGCCAGATCGACCCGGGCGTCTGGGACACCGCCACCTTCGACGGCAAGGTCACCGGTGTGCCGTTCCTGCTGGAGTCGCAGGTCGTCATCGCCAACAAGAAGCTGCTCGACGCCGCCGGCGTCGCCGTGCCGCCGGCCGACGGCGGCTGGACCTGGGACGAGTTCCAGGCCAACGCGCAGAAGCTCACCAAGCCCGGCCAGTACGGCGCGGCCTGGGCGCTGAAGTCGCCCACCAACCGGGTGCTGAACCTGGCGCTGAACTACGACGGCAAGTTCTTCTACACCGACGGCGGCAAGACCGAGGTGAAGGTCGGCGACGCGGAGAAGGAGGTGCCGAAGCGGATCCACGACATGCTCTACACCAGCAAGTCGGCCTCCCCGGAGGCGCTGGGCATGAGCGGCGCCGACACCCTGCCCGGCTTCTTCGGCGGCAAGTACGCGATGCTGCCCGGCTCGGTGTCGCTGCGTCAGCAGATGGTCGAGCAGGCCCCCGCCGGCTTCGACTGGGTGACCCTGCCCCCGATCAAGGGCATGTCCACCAAGCAGGCCGCCAACCCGCAGACGCTGTCCATCTCCGAGGACAGCAAGCACAAGAAGCAGGCCGCGCAGTTCCTCGAGTGGTTCCTCAACCCGACCAACATGGCCACCCTCGCCAAGGGTGACTGGCTGGTGCCGACCGGCAAGCAGGCCAACCAGGAGCTGGTCAAGCTGACCGGCGGCAAGCAGGGCTGGGACGTCGCCGCGGACAGCGCCGCCGACCTGACCGTCGCCCCGTTCCAGAAGGTCGACGGCTACCCGGAGTGGAAGACCAAGTACGCCACCCCGGCCCTTCAGCAGTACTTCGCCAACAAGATCACCCTGGACCAGCTCGGCACGCAGTTGGTCGACGGTGGCAAGCAGGTTCTGAGGTAA
- a CDS encoding ADP-ribosylglycohydrolase family protein: protein MSAAGGPRLTWVQPEDLLPHELAAGRDEGRDVTALADRWTAAGGDVTAPVGGASAVPASPELRALAIELLDAADALPMPHAADEPDDLAAVRATWPTAWELPTTTTRDRLRGAWLGRAVGCLLGKPVEKIPRHGIREILTAAGRWPLRGYFTAEGLPAEVAARWPWNRRSAPTSLAENIAGMPEDDDLNFALLALRILETHGPGFTSADVAQAWLDWLPAGRVFTAERVAYRNLLLGYAPPETARRHNPFREWIGAQIRTDVYGWTNPGRPDRAAEAAWRDAAVSHVRAGAYGAIWVAALAAAAPVAGSVDEVLDAGESVLPPGSRFTAAVREARAIGADSDDWESIVDTLYQRHGHLHWVHVRNNAALVAAALAYGRGDLERSICAVVSGGWDTDSTGATVGAVTGALTGASGLPERWVAPLRNRLASSITGFGGTGFDTLADRTLALADARVPADGGAA, encoded by the coding sequence ATGAGCGCTGCGGGCGGGCCGCGGCTGACCTGGGTGCAGCCGGAGGACCTGCTGCCGCACGAGCTGGCGGCCGGCCGGGACGAGGGCCGCGACGTCACCGCCCTCGCCGACCGCTGGACGGCGGCCGGCGGCGACGTGACCGCCCCGGTCGGCGGGGCCTCGGCCGTGCCCGCGTCGCCCGAGCTGCGCGCCCTCGCGATCGAGCTGCTCGACGCCGCCGACGCGCTTCCCATGCCGCACGCCGCGGACGAGCCGGACGACCTCGCCGCCGTCCGGGCCACCTGGCCCACGGCCTGGGAACTGCCGACCACCACCACGCGGGACCGGCTGCGCGGCGCCTGGCTCGGCCGGGCCGTCGGCTGCCTGCTCGGCAAGCCGGTGGAGAAAATCCCCCGTCACGGGATCCGGGAAATCCTCACCGCCGCCGGCCGGTGGCCGCTGCGCGGGTACTTCACCGCCGAGGGGCTGCCCGCCGAGGTCGCGGCCCGCTGGCCGTGGAACCGGCGCAGCGCCCCCACCAGCCTGGCCGAGAACATCGCCGGCATGCCGGAGGACGACGACCTCAACTTCGCGCTGCTGGCCCTGCGGATCCTGGAGACCCACGGGCCGGGCTTCACCAGTGCCGACGTCGCCCAGGCCTGGCTGGACTGGCTGCCCGCCGGGCGGGTCTTCACCGCCGAGCGGGTCGCCTACCGCAACCTGCTGCTCGGCTACGCCCCGCCGGAGACCGCCCGCCGGCACAACCCGTTCCGGGAGTGGATCGGCGCGCAGATCCGCACCGACGTGTACGGCTGGACCAACCCCGGCCGCCCGGACCGGGCTGCCGAGGCGGCCTGGCGGGACGCCGCCGTCAGTCACGTCCGGGCCGGGGCGTACGGGGCGATCTGGGTGGCCGCGCTCGCCGCGGCGGCACCGGTCGCGGGGAGCGTCGACGAGGTGCTGGACGCGGGCGAGTCGGTGCTGCCCCCGGGGAGCCGGTTCACCGCCGCCGTCCGGGAGGCGCGCGCCATCGGCGCCGACAGCGACGACTGGGAGAGCATCGTGGACACCCTCTACCAGCGGCACGGGCACCTGCACTGGGTGCACGTGCGCAACAACGCCGCGCTGGTCGCGGCGGCGCTCGCCTACGGACGCGGCGACCTGGAGCGATCCATCTGCGCCGTGGTCAGTGGCGGCTGGGACACGGACTCGACCGGCGCGACCGTCGGCGCGGTCACCGGCGCGCTGACCGGCGCTTCCGGGCTGCCCGAGCGCTGGGTCGCCCCCCTGCGCAACCGGCTGGCCAGCAGCATCACCGGCTTCGGCGGGACCGGCTTCGACACCCTCGCCGACCGTACCCTCGCCCTGGCCGACGCCCGGGTACCGGCGGACGGGGGTGCGGCGTGA
- a CDS encoding LacI family DNA-binding transcriptional regulator, whose protein sequence is MGRKRLQESADGRPTVHTVAARAGVSIASASRVLNGVGGSPETIRKVRAAAAEVGYVPNAIARSLQSQRTGLIALAVEDIGNPVYVEMMRAIESVVAASGRQLLVHATGGQIANETALLRRLAHRYVDGMIVSPIRVTDDHLAALVDSPVPVVVVGQLGADAPVDNVRTDSRAGVGLAVDHLVAAGRRRIGFVNGPLDTVPGAARDAGFRVALAGHRIDLDERLVEVGDFRYAAGRAATERLLARARPDALVCANDLIAVGALHALLAAGHRVPGDVAVVGMDDTELARMMFPQLSSVSLGSAERGHRAAELLLQRIADPSLPPRREQVPPSLAVRASSAADDMTDPNLPAPRTPEVTA, encoded by the coding sequence GTGGGTCGTAAACGTTTACAGGAGTCGGCCGACGGCCGGCCCACCGTGCACACCGTCGCCGCCCGCGCCGGCGTCTCCATCGCCTCCGCCTCGCGGGTGCTCAACGGGGTCGGCGGCAGCCCGGAGACCATCCGCAAGGTCCGGGCGGCCGCGGCCGAGGTCGGGTACGTGCCCAACGCCATCGCCCGCTCGCTCCAGTCGCAGCGCACCGGCCTGATCGCGCTCGCCGTCGAGGACATCGGCAACCCGGTGTACGTCGAGATGATGCGCGCCATCGAGTCGGTGGTCGCCGCCTCCGGCCGGCAGCTGCTGGTGCACGCCACCGGCGGTCAGATCGCCAACGAGACCGCGCTGTTGCGCCGGCTCGCCCACCGCTACGTCGACGGGATGATCGTCTCGCCGATCCGGGTCACCGACGACCACCTCGCGGCCCTGGTCGACAGCCCGGTGCCGGTGGTGGTGGTCGGCCAGCTGGGCGCCGACGCGCCGGTCGACAACGTCCGCACCGACTCGCGCGCCGGGGTGGGGTTGGCGGTCGACCACCTGGTCGCCGCCGGACGCCGGCGGATCGGCTTCGTCAACGGCCCGCTCGACACCGTTCCCGGCGCCGCCCGCGACGCCGGCTTCCGGGTCGCCCTCGCCGGGCACCGCATCGACCTCGACGAGCGCCTGGTCGAGGTCGGCGACTTCCGGTACGCCGCCGGCCGTGCCGCCACCGAGCGCCTGCTCGCCCGGGCCCGACCCGACGCGCTGGTCTGCGCCAACGACCTGATCGCCGTCGGGGCGCTGCACGCCCTGCTCGCCGCCGGCCACCGGGTCCCCGGGGACGTGGCGGTGGTCGGCATGGACGACACCGAGCTGGCCCGGATGATGTTCCCGCAGTTGTCCAGCGTCTCCCTCGGCTCCGCCGAGCGCGGTCACCGCGCCGCCGAGCTGCTGCTGCAACGCATCGCCGACCCGAGCCTGCCGCCGCGCCGCGAGCAGGTCCCGCCGAGCCTCGCCGTCCGCGCTTCCAGCGCCGCGGATGACATGACCGACCCGAACCTGCCCGCGCCGCGTACCCCGGAGGTGACCGCATGA